Proteins encoded together in one Actinomycetota bacterium window:
- the hgcB gene encoding mercury methylation ferredoxin HgcB, which yields MSGLRYVEGVVTLAYDAEKCTGCRMCAMVCPHGVFEMCDGRAVVVDRDACMECGACVRNCAWAAIEVDASVGCAAAIINGWIRGTEPNCGDACC from the coding sequence GTGAGCGGGCTGAGGTATGTCGAGGGCGTCGTGACTCTCGCGTACGACGCCGAGAAATGCACCGGCTGCCGGATGTGCGCGATGGTCTGCCCGCATGGCGTGTTCGAGATGTGCGACGGACGCGCGGTCGTGGTCGACCGTGACGCATGCATGGAGTGCGGGGCGTGCGTGCGCAACTGCGCGTGGGCCGCGATCGAGGTCGACGCGAGTGTCGGGTGCGCGGCGGCGATCATCAACGGATGGATCCGCGGCACGGAGCCGAACTGCGGCGACGCGTGCTGCTAG
- a CDS encoding thioredoxin family protein: MNIKILGGGCANCDRLEKVTREAAASLGLDATFEKVADFQQIMAYGVMTTPALVVDEQVKVAGRVPSAEEVARLLQGAADAGTGGCGCGGSCC; the protein is encoded by the coding sequence ATGAACATCAAGATCCTTGGCGGGGGTTGCGCGAACTGCGACAGGCTCGAGAAGGTGACGCGCGAAGCGGCAGCATCCCTCGGACTCGACGCGACGTTTGAGAAGGTCGCCGACTTCCAGCAGATCATGGCCTACGGCGTCATGACCACGCCGGCGCTCGTCGTCGACGAGCAGGTCAAGGTTGCCGGTCGCGTTCCGTCCGCCGAGGAGGTCGCCCGCCTGCTCCAGGGCGCCGCCGACGCCGGTACGGGCGGCTGCGGCTGCGGCGGGAGTTGCTGCTAG